A region from the Lolium perenne isolate Kyuss_39 chromosome 4, Kyuss_2.0, whole genome shotgun sequence genome encodes:
- the LOC127294570 gene encoding ribonucleases P/MRP protein subunit POP1 isoform X1, translated as MAGGAAVPPPPRQLEVRRFAADRAGELRSLQGAVSARVDGRFQQHRSARRRTTGHLPSKRRRTSRAAAAGDGPEEGIPPVRQSRRVRRRRELAGNPAEGFSVAGDGARRLRTHLWHAKRFAMERRWGFVLPVGAQGSGRGSRAILKRLKNGTVVHDASYFTPIQLDGPEDSLLSIMGMVLCLTPADESSNVKQLKDEVMQGVCYENAMLCRAGNPHSQVIGPVTYMWRPFSRETRKSEAKERDLSNCHPRFKEGSCSSLQRQLWIWIHPSSLDEGLDAIRIACDKQMQGSGVLVNCFSLEGKIARLEVMGCKAMQSLKSILHPVSDSSMINRALNTSNTSKPTDPSLDSSTGPHLLKQSMIDHAEILQPGAILSMIVHDPREVSFEATDSPLTIVPNQENKFVERGDLVLNVDEAPCEEGHILSSARLHPGRHDLLISDCGELWDSGCKINPPVTEEIHCMEKHNRRIKFFCLDSGNDQEQAAQVKDCSSRSCPIILLKHAQERWSVIVPLSWVKPFWLFLVSHGAYAIGLRERRWIASKFKMPCFPYDYPDSKAYSSFMTEVAAVSDKAAEFLPAAKRPPRVPVPPLWHCIIASLHEEDSTVRRLEVDDSKPSAMVLTECCPVNSNCGDSGPSPTVVASVQLVVPRTLQMLRQYVKELDMKSLSSSSEMEIDTDQPNFVFGGTVKTTSSLNGLRLVRVLIRAFKEGSFEEGAVVCAPLSSDLVAWKTRSKEEEEECIEKWEVQIPQSHITSYFSSLDPGTNDLEHPKDDTTRESLRWPIGFVTTGFVHGSTGKDAAAVAFCEARLLAVLRRQQWTDESMQGREICVLVRNPRSVAYRRALATVVLEQQKDDIEFM; from the exons ATGGCCGGCGGCGCAGCCGTGCCCCCGCCGCCGCGGCAGCTCGAGGTTCGGCGCTTCGCGGCCGACCGCGCCGGGGAGCTACGCTCCCTGCAAGGCGCCGTCTCCGCTCGCGTCGACGGCCGCTTCCAGCAGCACCGCTCCGCCCGCCGCCGCACCACGGGCCACCTCCCCTCCAAGCGCCGCCGCACTAGCAGAGCCGCCGCTGCGGGCGATGGGCCGGAGGAGGGGATCCCTCCGGTGCGTCAGTCGAGGAGGGTCAGGCGCCGGCGGGAGCTCGCGGGCAACCCCGCGGAGGGGTTCTCGGTCGCCGGCGATGGCGCACGGCGGCTGCGCACGCACCTGTGGCACGCCAAGAGGTTCGCCATGGAGAGGCGGTGGGGTTTCGTTCTGCCCGTTGGCGCTCAGGGAAG TGGAAGGGGTTCAAGGGCAATTCTCAAGCGGTTGAAAAATGGAACTGTTGTTCATGATGCTAGCTATTTCACCCCGATTCAACTTGATGGTCCTGAG GACTCCCTGTTATCCATTATGGGAATGGTTCTGTGTCTGACTCCTGCAGATGAATCATCTAACGTGAAGCAGCTAAAAGATGAAGTTATGCAAGGTGTTTGCTATGAGAACGCTATG CTTTGCCGTGCTGGGAATCCCCACTCTCAAGTTATTGGACCAGTGACATACATGTGGAGACCATTCTCAAGAGAGACTAGGAAGTCGGAGGCCAAAGAAAGAGATCTGTCCAATTGCCATCCTAGATTTAAGGAAGGAAGCTGCAGTTCTTTGCAACGCCAGTTATGGATATGGATCCATCCTTCTTCGCTGGATGAAGGGCTGGATGCAATAAGAATCGCATGTGACAAACAG ATGCAAGGTTCTGGTGTTCTGGTAAACTGTTTCTCACTAGAGGGGAAAATTGCAAGATTGGAAGTCATGGGATGCAAGGCTATGCAGTCTCTGAAGAGTATACTGCACCCAGTTAGCG ATTCTAGTATGATAAACAGGGCACTTAATACAAGTAATACATCTAAACCAACTGACCCCTCTCTGGATTCCTCTACTGGCCCGCATCTTTTGAAACAATCTATGATCGATCACGCTGAGATTCTTCAGCCCGGTGCTATACTATCCATGATAGTTCATGACCCCAGGGAAGTTTCATTTGAGGCCACAGATTCTCCTCTGACAATAGTTCCGAACCAGGAAAACAAATTCGTGGAGCGGGGAGACCTAGTTCTAAATGTTGATGAGGCACCATGCGAGGAGGGACACATATTGTCATCAGCACGGTTGCACCCTGGAAGGCACGATTTGCTCATTTCTGATTGTGGAGAATTGTGGGATTCTGGCTGTAAGATAAACCCCCCTGTAACAGAGGAGATCCATTGCATGGAGAAACACAACAGACGTATAAAGTTTTTCTGTCTGGATTCTGGAAATGATCAAGAACAAGCAGCTCAAGTGAAAGATTGCTCCAGTCGATCCTGCCCTATTATTCTTCTGAAACATGCTCAAGAAAG GTGGTCTGTTATTGTACCTTTGAGCTGGGTAAAGCCTTTTTGGCTCTTTCTAGTTTCTCATGGTGCATATGCGATTGGCTTAAGAGAGAGACGGTGGATTGCATCAAAG TTCAAGATGCCATGCTTCCCTTATGATTATCCGGATAGCAAAGCATATTCATCCTTTATGACAGAAGTGGCTGCTGTTTCTGACAAAGCAGCTGAGTTCCTCCCTGCTGCCAAGAGACCTCCAAGAGTTCCTGTACCACCTTTATGGCATTGTATCATAGCTAGTTTACATGAAGAAGATAGCACAGTGAGACGTCTTGAAGTAGATGACTCGAAGCCTTCTGCTATGGTGTTAACTGAATGTTGCCCAGTAAATTCCAACTGTGGAGACTCAGGGCCGTCACCAACTGTTGTTGCATCCGTCCAACTCGTTGTTCCAAGGACCCTCCAAATGTTGAGACAATATGTGAAAGAACTTGATATGAAGTCTTTGAGTTCTTCATCTGAGATGGAAATAGATACTGACCAACCCAATTTTGTTTTTGGTGGCACTGTCAAGACAACATCTTCTCTAAATGGATTACGTCTTGTAAGGGTCCTGATCCGAGCGTTCAAGGAAGGTTCTTTTGAAGAGGGTGCTGTTGTTTGTGCCCCACTTTCATCAGATCTTGTAGCTTGGAAAACCAG atcaaaggaggaggaggaagaatgcATAGAAAAATGGGAAGTCCAGATCCCTCAGTCCCATATCACTTCTTATTTCTCATCTCTGGATCCTGGCACCAACGACCTCGAACACCCCAAAGATGACACCACACGGGAGTCCTTGAGGTGGCCGATAGGCTTTGTCACGACTGGTTTCGTCCACGGAAG CACTGGCAAAGATGCTGCTGCGGTTGCCTTCTGCGAAGCAAGGCTGCTAGCAGTGCTGCGGCGACAGCAGTGGACTGATGAGAGCATGCAGGGTCGAGAGATCTGTGTCCTTGTGAGGAACCCGAGATCGGTGGCGTATCGACGAGCGCTCGCCACGGTTGTCCTAGAGCAGCAGAAGGACGATATAGAGTTTATGTAG
- the LOC127294570 gene encoding ribonucleases P/MRP protein subunit POP1 isoform X3, translating to MAGGAAVPPPPRQLEVRRFAADRAGELRSLQGAVSARVDGRFQQHRSARRRTTGHLPSKRRRTSRAAAAGDGPEEGIPPVRQSRRVRRRRELAGNPAEGFSVAGDGARRLRTHLWHAKRFAMERRWGFVLPVGAQGSGRGSRAILKRLKNGTVVHDASYFTPIQLDGPEDSLLSIMGMVLCLTPADESSNVKQLKDEVMQGVCYENAMLCRAGNPHSQVIGPVTYMWRPFSRETRKSEAKERDLSNCHPRFKEGSCSSLQRQLWIWIHPSSLDEGLDAIRIACDKQMQGSGVLVNCFSLEGKIARLEVMGCKAMQSLKSILHPVSEALNTSNTSKPTDPSLDSSTGPHLLKQSMIDHAEILQPGAILSMIVHDPREVSFEATDSPLTIVPNQENKFVERGDLVLNVDEAPCEEGHILSSARLHPGRHDLLISDCGELWDSGCKINPPVTEEIHCMEKHNRRIKFFCLDSGNDQEQAAQVKDCSSRSCPIILLKHAQERWSVIVPLSWVKPFWLFLVSHGAYAIGLRERRWIASKFKMPCFPYDYPDSKAYSSFMTEVAAVSDKAAEFLPAAKRPPRVPVPPLWHCIIASLHEEDSTVRRLEVDDSKPSAMVLTECCPVNSNCGDSGPSPTVVASVQLVVPRTLQMLRQYVKELDMKSLSSSSEMEIDTDQPNFVFGGTVKTTSSLNGLRLVRVLIRAFKEGSFEEGAVVCAPLSSDLVAWKTRSKEEEEECIEKWEVQIPQSHITSYFSSLDPGTNDLEHPKDDTTRESLRWPIGFVTTGFVHGSTGKDAAAVAFCEARLLAVLRRQQWTDESMQGREICVLVRNPRSVAYRRALATVVLEQQKDDIEFM from the exons ATGGCCGGCGGCGCAGCCGTGCCCCCGCCGCCGCGGCAGCTCGAGGTTCGGCGCTTCGCGGCCGACCGCGCCGGGGAGCTACGCTCCCTGCAAGGCGCCGTCTCCGCTCGCGTCGACGGCCGCTTCCAGCAGCACCGCTCCGCCCGCCGCCGCACCACGGGCCACCTCCCCTCCAAGCGCCGCCGCACTAGCAGAGCCGCCGCTGCGGGCGATGGGCCGGAGGAGGGGATCCCTCCGGTGCGTCAGTCGAGGAGGGTCAGGCGCCGGCGGGAGCTCGCGGGCAACCCCGCGGAGGGGTTCTCGGTCGCCGGCGATGGCGCACGGCGGCTGCGCACGCACCTGTGGCACGCCAAGAGGTTCGCCATGGAGAGGCGGTGGGGTTTCGTTCTGCCCGTTGGCGCTCAGGGAAG TGGAAGGGGTTCAAGGGCAATTCTCAAGCGGTTGAAAAATGGAACTGTTGTTCATGATGCTAGCTATTTCACCCCGATTCAACTTGATGGTCCTGAG GACTCCCTGTTATCCATTATGGGAATGGTTCTGTGTCTGACTCCTGCAGATGAATCATCTAACGTGAAGCAGCTAAAAGATGAAGTTATGCAAGGTGTTTGCTATGAGAACGCTATG CTTTGCCGTGCTGGGAATCCCCACTCTCAAGTTATTGGACCAGTGACATACATGTGGAGACCATTCTCAAGAGAGACTAGGAAGTCGGAGGCCAAAGAAAGAGATCTGTCCAATTGCCATCCTAGATTTAAGGAAGGAAGCTGCAGTTCTTTGCAACGCCAGTTATGGATATGGATCCATCCTTCTTCGCTGGATGAAGGGCTGGATGCAATAAGAATCGCATGTGACAAACAG ATGCAAGGTTCTGGTGTTCTGGTAAACTGTTTCTCACTAGAGGGGAAAATTGCAAGATTGGAAGTCATGGGATGCAAGGCTATGCAGTCTCTGAAGAGTATACTGCACCCAGTTAGCGA GGCACTTAATACAAGTAATACATCTAAACCAACTGACCCCTCTCTGGATTCCTCTACTGGCCCGCATCTTTTGAAACAATCTATGATCGATCACGCTGAGATTCTTCAGCCCGGTGCTATACTATCCATGATAGTTCATGACCCCAGGGAAGTTTCATTTGAGGCCACAGATTCTCCTCTGACAATAGTTCCGAACCAGGAAAACAAATTCGTGGAGCGGGGAGACCTAGTTCTAAATGTTGATGAGGCACCATGCGAGGAGGGACACATATTGTCATCAGCACGGTTGCACCCTGGAAGGCACGATTTGCTCATTTCTGATTGTGGAGAATTGTGGGATTCTGGCTGTAAGATAAACCCCCCTGTAACAGAGGAGATCCATTGCATGGAGAAACACAACAGACGTATAAAGTTTTTCTGTCTGGATTCTGGAAATGATCAAGAACAAGCAGCTCAAGTGAAAGATTGCTCCAGTCGATCCTGCCCTATTATTCTTCTGAAACATGCTCAAGAAAG GTGGTCTGTTATTGTACCTTTGAGCTGGGTAAAGCCTTTTTGGCTCTTTCTAGTTTCTCATGGTGCATATGCGATTGGCTTAAGAGAGAGACGGTGGATTGCATCAAAG TTCAAGATGCCATGCTTCCCTTATGATTATCCGGATAGCAAAGCATATTCATCCTTTATGACAGAAGTGGCTGCTGTTTCTGACAAAGCAGCTGAGTTCCTCCCTGCTGCCAAGAGACCTCCAAGAGTTCCTGTACCACCTTTATGGCATTGTATCATAGCTAGTTTACATGAAGAAGATAGCACAGTGAGACGTCTTGAAGTAGATGACTCGAAGCCTTCTGCTATGGTGTTAACTGAATGTTGCCCAGTAAATTCCAACTGTGGAGACTCAGGGCCGTCACCAACTGTTGTTGCATCCGTCCAACTCGTTGTTCCAAGGACCCTCCAAATGTTGAGACAATATGTGAAAGAACTTGATATGAAGTCTTTGAGTTCTTCATCTGAGATGGAAATAGATACTGACCAACCCAATTTTGTTTTTGGTGGCACTGTCAAGACAACATCTTCTCTAAATGGATTACGTCTTGTAAGGGTCCTGATCCGAGCGTTCAAGGAAGGTTCTTTTGAAGAGGGTGCTGTTGTTTGTGCCCCACTTTCATCAGATCTTGTAGCTTGGAAAACCAG atcaaaggaggaggaggaagaatgcATAGAAAAATGGGAAGTCCAGATCCCTCAGTCCCATATCACTTCTTATTTCTCATCTCTGGATCCTGGCACCAACGACCTCGAACACCCCAAAGATGACACCACACGGGAGTCCTTGAGGTGGCCGATAGGCTTTGTCACGACTGGTTTCGTCCACGGAAG CACTGGCAAAGATGCTGCTGCGGTTGCCTTCTGCGAAGCAAGGCTGCTAGCAGTGCTGCGGCGACAGCAGTGGACTGATGAGAGCATGCAGGGTCGAGAGATCTGTGTCCTTGTGAGGAACCCGAGATCGGTGGCGTATCGACGAGCGCTCGCCACGGTTGTCCTAGAGCAGCAGAAGGACGATATAGAGTTTATGTAG
- the LOC127294570 gene encoding ribonucleases P/MRP protein subunit POP1 isoform X2: MAGGAAVPPPPRQLEVRRFAADRAGELRSLQGAVSARVDGRFQQHRSARRRTTGHLPSKRRRTSRAAAAGDGPEEGIPPVRQSRRVRRRRELAGNPAEGFSVAGDGARRLRTHLWHAKRFAMERRWGFVLPVGAQGSGRGSRAILKRLKNGTVVHDASYFTPIQLDGPEDSLLSIMGMVLCLTPADESSNVKQLKDEVMQGVCYENAMLCRAGNPHSQVIGPVTYMWRPFSRETRKSEAKERDLSNCHPRFKEGSCSSLQRQLWIWIHPSSLDEGLDAIRIACDKQMQGSGVLVNCFSLEGKIARLEVMGCKAMQSLKSILHPVSDMINRALNTSNTSKPTDPSLDSSTGPHLLKQSMIDHAEILQPGAILSMIVHDPREVSFEATDSPLTIVPNQENKFVERGDLVLNVDEAPCEEGHILSSARLHPGRHDLLISDCGELWDSGCKINPPVTEEIHCMEKHNRRIKFFCLDSGNDQEQAAQVKDCSSRSCPIILLKHAQERWSVIVPLSWVKPFWLFLVSHGAYAIGLRERRWIASKFKMPCFPYDYPDSKAYSSFMTEVAAVSDKAAEFLPAAKRPPRVPVPPLWHCIIASLHEEDSTVRRLEVDDSKPSAMVLTECCPVNSNCGDSGPSPTVVASVQLVVPRTLQMLRQYVKELDMKSLSSSSEMEIDTDQPNFVFGGTVKTTSSLNGLRLVRVLIRAFKEGSFEEGAVVCAPLSSDLVAWKTRSKEEEEECIEKWEVQIPQSHITSYFSSLDPGTNDLEHPKDDTTRESLRWPIGFVTTGFVHGSTGKDAAAVAFCEARLLAVLRRQQWTDESMQGREICVLVRNPRSVAYRRALATVVLEQQKDDIEFM, encoded by the exons ATGGCCGGCGGCGCAGCCGTGCCCCCGCCGCCGCGGCAGCTCGAGGTTCGGCGCTTCGCGGCCGACCGCGCCGGGGAGCTACGCTCCCTGCAAGGCGCCGTCTCCGCTCGCGTCGACGGCCGCTTCCAGCAGCACCGCTCCGCCCGCCGCCGCACCACGGGCCACCTCCCCTCCAAGCGCCGCCGCACTAGCAGAGCCGCCGCTGCGGGCGATGGGCCGGAGGAGGGGATCCCTCCGGTGCGTCAGTCGAGGAGGGTCAGGCGCCGGCGGGAGCTCGCGGGCAACCCCGCGGAGGGGTTCTCGGTCGCCGGCGATGGCGCACGGCGGCTGCGCACGCACCTGTGGCACGCCAAGAGGTTCGCCATGGAGAGGCGGTGGGGTTTCGTTCTGCCCGTTGGCGCTCAGGGAAG TGGAAGGGGTTCAAGGGCAATTCTCAAGCGGTTGAAAAATGGAACTGTTGTTCATGATGCTAGCTATTTCACCCCGATTCAACTTGATGGTCCTGAG GACTCCCTGTTATCCATTATGGGAATGGTTCTGTGTCTGACTCCTGCAGATGAATCATCTAACGTGAAGCAGCTAAAAGATGAAGTTATGCAAGGTGTTTGCTATGAGAACGCTATG CTTTGCCGTGCTGGGAATCCCCACTCTCAAGTTATTGGACCAGTGACATACATGTGGAGACCATTCTCAAGAGAGACTAGGAAGTCGGAGGCCAAAGAAAGAGATCTGTCCAATTGCCATCCTAGATTTAAGGAAGGAAGCTGCAGTTCTTTGCAACGCCAGTTATGGATATGGATCCATCCTTCTTCGCTGGATGAAGGGCTGGATGCAATAAGAATCGCATGTGACAAACAG ATGCAAGGTTCTGGTGTTCTGGTAAACTGTTTCTCACTAGAGGGGAAAATTGCAAGATTGGAAGTCATGGGATGCAAGGCTATGCAGTCTCTGAAGAGTATACTGCACCCAGTTAGCGA TATGATAAACAGGGCACTTAATACAAGTAATACATCTAAACCAACTGACCCCTCTCTGGATTCCTCTACTGGCCCGCATCTTTTGAAACAATCTATGATCGATCACGCTGAGATTCTTCAGCCCGGTGCTATACTATCCATGATAGTTCATGACCCCAGGGAAGTTTCATTTGAGGCCACAGATTCTCCTCTGACAATAGTTCCGAACCAGGAAAACAAATTCGTGGAGCGGGGAGACCTAGTTCTAAATGTTGATGAGGCACCATGCGAGGAGGGACACATATTGTCATCAGCACGGTTGCACCCTGGAAGGCACGATTTGCTCATTTCTGATTGTGGAGAATTGTGGGATTCTGGCTGTAAGATAAACCCCCCTGTAACAGAGGAGATCCATTGCATGGAGAAACACAACAGACGTATAAAGTTTTTCTGTCTGGATTCTGGAAATGATCAAGAACAAGCAGCTCAAGTGAAAGATTGCTCCAGTCGATCCTGCCCTATTATTCTTCTGAAACATGCTCAAGAAAG GTGGTCTGTTATTGTACCTTTGAGCTGGGTAAAGCCTTTTTGGCTCTTTCTAGTTTCTCATGGTGCATATGCGATTGGCTTAAGAGAGAGACGGTGGATTGCATCAAAG TTCAAGATGCCATGCTTCCCTTATGATTATCCGGATAGCAAAGCATATTCATCCTTTATGACAGAAGTGGCTGCTGTTTCTGACAAAGCAGCTGAGTTCCTCCCTGCTGCCAAGAGACCTCCAAGAGTTCCTGTACCACCTTTATGGCATTGTATCATAGCTAGTTTACATGAAGAAGATAGCACAGTGAGACGTCTTGAAGTAGATGACTCGAAGCCTTCTGCTATGGTGTTAACTGAATGTTGCCCAGTAAATTCCAACTGTGGAGACTCAGGGCCGTCACCAACTGTTGTTGCATCCGTCCAACTCGTTGTTCCAAGGACCCTCCAAATGTTGAGACAATATGTGAAAGAACTTGATATGAAGTCTTTGAGTTCTTCATCTGAGATGGAAATAGATACTGACCAACCCAATTTTGTTTTTGGTGGCACTGTCAAGACAACATCTTCTCTAAATGGATTACGTCTTGTAAGGGTCCTGATCCGAGCGTTCAAGGAAGGTTCTTTTGAAGAGGGTGCTGTTGTTTGTGCCCCACTTTCATCAGATCTTGTAGCTTGGAAAACCAG atcaaaggaggaggaggaagaatgcATAGAAAAATGGGAAGTCCAGATCCCTCAGTCCCATATCACTTCTTATTTCTCATCTCTGGATCCTGGCACCAACGACCTCGAACACCCCAAAGATGACACCACACGGGAGTCCTTGAGGTGGCCGATAGGCTTTGTCACGACTGGTTTCGTCCACGGAAG CACTGGCAAAGATGCTGCTGCGGTTGCCTTCTGCGAAGCAAGGCTGCTAGCAGTGCTGCGGCGACAGCAGTGGACTGATGAGAGCATGCAGGGTCGAGAGATCTGTGTCCTTGTGAGGAACCCGAGATCGGTGGCGTATCGACGAGCGCTCGCCACGGTTGTCCTAGAGCAGCAGAAGGACGATATAGAGTTTATGTAG
- the LOC127294571 gene encoding uncharacterized protein gives MARTSTTSRFSLPRYSNTLRPPAFISSHHHHLQLIAMRAQLALALLLLLAVASTRQLASALDYGGEVKKSEPAPEVAAAEKKSEDLAYAGGAEKSEPASEKKAEAAVEKKAEVAVEKKVEAAAEKKVEAAEDKPAAADYAEAAVEKKVEAAVEKKVEKKVEAAAEKKVEAAEDKPAAADYAEAAVEKKVEAAVEKKAEKKVEAAAEKKVEAAENKPAAADYAEAAVEKKVEAAVEKKAEVAVEKKVEAAAEKKVEAAEDKPDAPDYAGAKKKPSVAPAENKPVSAPGYAGVEKKSEVAAEKKSKSKSKEEGSEKKSKSTEKKPKTNAEKKPKSKDDGYTSVEKKSKAKVDTSKVAGAEKKPEVPKKDEPKKPKAKKPESYVAPKKEEPKKEEPKKEEPAPDAYTKPTKDEPAPKEEPKTPAPDAYATPKEEVKKEEAKKEEVKAEVKKEEAKKEEVKAEVKKEEVKAEVKKEEAKKEEVKEEAKKEEASAAGTPDAYAEPKKEETKKEEVAAKELKKEEVAAEEPKTPAADAYAEPKEEEVKKEEVAAKELKKEEVAAKEEPKTPAADAYAEPKKEEAKKEEAAKEEAKTPEATTDAYAAPKTAEPETPAASTTDAPKTAQPETPAAEATDGYAVQRPRKIGHLPGLPY, from the coding sequence ATGGCCAGGACCAGCACGACCTCTCGTTTCTCCCTCCCTCGTTATTCAAATACCCTCCGACCTCCTGCATTCATTTCatcgcaccaccaccacctccagttGATCGCCATGAGGGCCCAGCTCGCTCTAgcgcttcttctcctcctcgcgGTTGCCTCCACCAGGCAGCTCGCGTCGGCCTTGGACTATGGCGGTGAGGTGAAGAAATCGGAGCCCGCCCCTGAGGTTGCTGCCGCCGAGAAGAAATCTGAAGACCTTGCCTATGCCGGTGGTGCGGAGAAATCTGAGCCCGCCTCCGAGAAGAAAGCCGAGGCTGCCGTGGAGAAGAAAGCCGAGGTTGCCGTGGAGAAGAAAGTCGAGGCTGCTGCAGAAAAGAAAGTCGAGGCTGCTGAGGATAAACCGGCCGCCGCCGACTATGCCGAGGCTGCTGTAGAGAAGAAAGTCGAGGCTGCTGTGGAGAAGAAAGTTGAGAAGAAAGTCGAGGCTGCTGCCGAGAAGAAAGTCGAGGCTGCTGAGGATAAACCGGCCGCCGCCGACTATGCCGAGGCTGCCGTGGAGAAGAAAGTCGAGGCTGCTGTGGAGAAGAAAGCCGAGAAGAAAGTCGAGGCTGCTGCCGAGAAGAAAGTCGAGGCTGCGGAGAATAAACCAGCCGCCGCCGACTATGCCGAGGCTGCCGTGGAGAAGAAAGTCGAGGCTGCTGTGGAGAAGAAAGCCGAGGTTGCTGTGGAGAAGAAAGTCGAGGCTGCTGCCGAGAAGAAAGTCGAGGCTGCTGAGGATAAACCGGACGCCCCCGACTATGCCGGTGCTAAGAAGAAACCGAGCGTTGCCCCCGCAGAGAACAAACCAGTGAGCGCCCCTGGCTATGCCGGTGTGGAGAAGAAATCTGAAGTCGCCGCCGAGAAGAAATCCAAAAGCAAGAGTAAGGAAGAAGGCTCGGAGAAAAAATCTAAAAGCACCGAGAAGAAACCCAAAACCAACGCCGAGAAGAAGCCCAAGAGCAAGGACGACGGCTACACCAGCGTGGAGAAGAAATCGAAAGCAAAAGTAGATACCTCCAAGGTTGCTGGGGCCGAGAAGAAACCAGAGGTCCCAAAGAAGGACGAACCTAAGAAGCCGAAGGCAAAGAAACCAGAGAGCTACGTTGCACCAAAGAAGGAGGAGCCAAAGAAGGAAGAGCCCAAGAAGGAGGAGCCTGCCCCCGATGCTTACACCAAACCAACGAAGGACGAGCCAGCCCCTAAGGAGGAGCCGAAGACACCGGCACCCGATGCCTATGCCACGCCAAAGGAGGAAGTGAAGAAGGAGGAAGCAAAGAAGGAGGAAGTGAAGGCTGAAGTTAAGAAGGAGGAAGCGAAGAAGGAGGAAGTGAAGGCTGAAGTGAAGAAGGAGGAAGTGAAGGCTGAAGTGAAGAAGGAGGAAGCGAAGAAGGAGGAAGTGAAGGAGGAGGCAAAGAAGGAAGAGGCGTCGGCAGCAGGTACACCCGACGCCTACGCCGAGCCAAAGAAGGAGGAGACAAAGAAGGAGGAAGTAGCGGCGAAGGAGCTGAAGAAGGAGGAAGTAGCAGCAGAGGAGCCGAAAACACCGGCAGCCGATGCCTACGCCGAGCCAAAGGAGGAGGAGGTAAAGAAGGAGGAAGTAGCAGCAAAGGAGCTGAAGAAGGAGGAAGTAGCAGCAAAGGAGGAGCCGAAAACACCGGCAGCCGACGCTTACGCCGAGCCAAAGAAGGAGGAGGCAAAGAAAGAGGAGGCAGCGAAGGAGGAAGCCAAGACACCGGAAGCTACAACCGACGCTTATGCCGCGCCGAAGACTGCCGAGCCGGAGACGCCAGCGGCCAGCACAACCGACGCGCCCAAGACTGCCCAGCCAGAGACACCGGCGGCCGAAGCAACTGATGGCTACGCCGTGCAGAGGCCGAGGAAGATCGGCCATTTACCCGGCCTGCCATACTAA